A single genomic interval of Chryseobacterium paludis harbors:
- a CDS encoding HAD family hydrolase yields MSLKAVLFDMDGVIVDTEPLHRKAYFKMFNDLKIEVSEDLYTSFTGYSTKKVCEILIQTYGLNYTYQELSNIKRDYFKDYFYNDADFDLISGVRKLIEHYYENGIKLIVASSASMITINMVFDKFELEKYFNGKISGAELKESKPHPEVFLLAAEMASEPIENCMVIEDSTNGILAAHNANIFCAAYKSEHSLNQDYTLANIIVSDYTELELDKISNYFE; encoded by the coding sequence ATGTCCTTAAAAGCTGTGCTTTTCGATATGGATGGGGTTATAGTAGACACAGAACCATTGCACAGAAAAGCTTATTTCAAAATGTTTAACGATCTGAAAATTGAAGTATCAGAAGACCTATACACTTCATTTACCGGATATTCTACCAAAAAAGTTTGTGAAATATTAATTCAAACTTATGGACTTAATTATACCTATCAAGAACTTAGCAACATCAAAAGGGATTATTTTAAAGATTATTTCTACAATGATGCAGATTTCGATTTGATCTCTGGAGTACGAAAATTAATTGAGCATTATTATGAAAACGGAATCAAATTAATCGTTGCATCATCTGCAAGTATGATCACTATAAATATGGTTTTTGATAAATTTGAACTTGAAAAATATTTCAATGGAAAAATAAGTGGTGCTGAATTAAAAGAATCAAAACCTCATCCTGAAGTTTTTCTTCTGGCAGCAGAAATGGCCAGTGAACCTATTGAAAACTGTATGGTAATTGAAGATTCTACAAATGGAATTTTAGCAGCCCACAATGCCAATATTTTTTGCGCAGCCTATAAAAGCGAACATTCCCTTAATCAAGATTATACTTTAGCTAATATTATCGTTTCAGATTATACTGAATTGGAATTAGATAAGATTTCAAATTATTTTGAGTAA
- the speB gene encoding agmatinase yields the protein MKTYAGIPEENASLENSKVMLVTVPYDGTSTWGKGADKGPELFLDASENMELYDIETGTEPYLEGVYLGGEISENSTPEAMTEAVYQKTKELLQNDGKLFTLFGGEHSVSIGSIRAVGEKYENLTVLQLDAHTDLRPEFHGSTSNHACAVFEANQKHNLVQVGIRSMDVEEYQYLPEGRVFFAHEIAVNENWINDVLEKVSGNVYITIDLDAFDPSICPSTGTPEPGGLQWYPTLELLRMVFEKCNVVAFDIVELMDSPMAKPSAFLAAKLYYKMLAYYHISKG from the coding sequence ATGAAAACATACGCGGGAATTCCTGAAGAAAATGCATCATTAGAAAACTCAAAAGTAATGTTGGTAACAGTTCCTTATGATGGAACCTCAACGTGGGGAAAGGGAGCAGATAAAGGTCCTGAATTATTCCTTGACGCTTCTGAAAATATGGAGCTTTATGACATTGAGACAGGAACTGAACCTTATTTGGAAGGTGTTTATCTAGGTGGAGAAATTTCTGAAAATTCTACACCGGAGGCGATGACAGAAGCTGTTTATCAAAAAACAAAAGAACTGTTACAGAACGATGGTAAATTGTTTACACTTTTTGGTGGTGAGCATTCTGTTTCTATTGGTTCTATCCGTGCTGTAGGTGAAAAATATGAGAACTTAACAGTCTTACAATTAGATGCCCATACAGATTTACGCCCTGAGTTCCATGGTTCTACCTCCAATCATGCTTGTGCCGTTTTTGAAGCCAATCAGAAGCACAATCTGGTTCAGGTGGGAATCCGTTCAATGGATGTTGAAGAGTACCAATATTTGCCTGAAGGAAGAGTGTTTTTTGCTCATGAGATTGCAGTAAATGAAAACTGGATCAATGATGTATTGGAGAAGGTTTCTGGTAATGTTTATATTACGATAGATTTAGACGCTTTTGATCCTTCCATTTGTCCTTCTACGGGAACTCCGGAGCCTGGCGGTTTACAATGGTATCCGACATTAGAATTATTAAGAATGGTATTTGAAAAATGTAATGTAGTTGCTTTTGATATTGTAGAATTAATGGATTCTCCAATGGCTAAGCCTAGTGCTTTCCTGGCAGCTAAATTATACTATAAAATGTTAGCTTATTATCACATTAGCAAAGGCTAA
- a CDS encoding bifunctional helix-turn-helix domain-containing protein/methylated-DNA--[protein]-cysteine S-methyltransferase → MSTQSQIDYNRIAKAIAYIQSNFKLQPSLDEVAEKIHLSPTHFQKIFTDWAGTSPKKFLQFISLEHAKSLLKEEKLSIFDAAYETGFSSTSRLHDLFVNIEGMSPAEYKNGGKNLVINYSFSESPFGNVIVASTEKGICHLAFENDKETALGNLKTQFPNASFFEKHDELQKNALSIFDKDWNRLNTIKLHLKGTDFQLKVWEGLLSIPMGKLSTYGNLAEKIGNAKASRAVGTAIGSNPVAFLIPCHRVIQSSGNMGGYRWGSDRKQMIIGWEGSHTSNMANSI, encoded by the coding sequence ATGTCTACACAAAGTCAAATAGATTATAACCGAATTGCGAAAGCGATAGCGTATATCCAAAGTAATTTTAAACTTCAGCCAAGCTTGGATGAGGTAGCAGAAAAAATACATCTGAGCCCCACTCATTTTCAGAAAATATTTACTGATTGGGCTGGGACAAGTCCGAAGAAATTCTTACAATTCATTAGTCTGGAACATGCAAAAAGTCTATTGAAAGAAGAAAAACTCAGCATATTTGATGCAGCTTATGAAACGGGATTTTCCAGTACCAGCAGGCTTCATGACCTGTTTGTAAACATAGAAGGAATGTCTCCTGCAGAATATAAAAATGGTGGAAAAAACCTTGTGATCAACTATAGCTTTTCCGAAAGTCCTTTTGGAAATGTTATCGTAGCTTCCACTGAAAAGGGAATCTGCCATCTGGCTTTTGAAAACGATAAAGAAACGGCATTAGGAAACTTGAAAACTCAGTTTCCTAATGCTTCTTTTTTTGAAAAACATGATGAGCTTCAAAAAAATGCTCTTTCAATTTTTGATAAAGATTGGAACAGATTAAACACTATAAAACTTCATCTTAAAGGTACCGACTTTCAGCTTAAGGTCTGGGAAGGGCTTCTCTCTATTCCAATGGGTAAATTATCAACGTATGGTAATCTGGCCGAAAAGATAGGGAATGCTAAAGCTTCGAGAGCAGTAGGTACGGCAATAGGGAGTAATCCCGTTGCTTTTCTTATTCCTTGTCACCGTGTGATCCAATCTTCAGGAAATATGGGAGGCTACCGTTGGGGAAGTGATCGAAAACAGATGATTATCGGTTGGGAAGGTTCACATACTTCTAATATGGCTAATTCAATCTAG
- a CDS encoding class I SAM-dependent methyltransferase produces MIKNKIISAYEEIAEKYNELIDHKPHNAYYDRPNTLELIQDAKGKIILDAACGPGKYAEILLSEGAIVKGFDISLKMVELAQIRNNNKEDFFVHDLSSPFEMFNDESFDTVICTLALHYVEDWNLTIKEFYRVLKPGGSLVISIEHPFFEYNYFKSEKYFEIEHVNCTWNGFGDPIEINSFRRPLSKCITPLTDNGFYIDKLIEPKPTKEFEKLDPKHYKELNEFPAFMCIRAIKK; encoded by the coding sequence ATGATTAAAAATAAGATCATATCTGCTTATGAAGAGATCGCTGAGAAATACAATGAGCTGATTGATCATAAGCCGCATAATGCATATTATGACAGGCCTAATACACTGGAGTTAATTCAGGATGCCAAAGGGAAAATTATCCTTGATGCAGCCTGTGGTCCGGGAAAATATGCTGAAATATTATTGTCTGAAGGTGCTATAGTAAAAGGTTTTGATATCAGTTTAAAAATGGTGGAACTTGCACAAATAAGAAATAATAACAAAGAAGATTTTTTTGTTCATGACTTGTCTTCACCCTTTGAAATGTTTAATGATGAAAGCTTTGATACTGTTATTTGTACATTAGCCCTTCATTATGTAGAAGATTGGAACCTTACGATTAAAGAATTCTACAGGGTATTGAAACCTGGCGGAAGTCTTGTTATATCGATTGAGCATCCTTTTTTTGAATACAATTACTTCAAATCAGAGAAGTATTTTGAAATTGAGCATGTGAATTGTACATGGAACGGATTTGGCGATCCCATTGAAATCAACAGTTTCAGACGACCGCTTAGCAAATGTATAACTCCTTTAACTGATAATGGATTCTATATTGATAAACTAATCGAACCTAAACCAACAAAAGAGTTTGAAAAACTTGATCCAAAACATTATAAGGAGCTTAATGAGTTTCCTGCCTTTATGTGTATCCGTGCAATAAAAAAATAA
- a CDS encoding alpha-ketoglutarate-dependent dioxygenase AlkB family protein: protein MSLFEEISDFPINILPNDGVVNYYGTVFSKEKSDFYYDYLFNQIPWENDQAVIFGKLILTKRKVAWFGERAFEYTYSNRTKYAIPWTPELLELKLRCEEVSGETYNSCLLNLYHDGSEGMAYHSDGEKDLKKHGAIASVTFGAERKFLFKHKETKEKVEIFLENGSLLVMKGTTQDNWLHRLPPTTKVKTPRVNLTFRTIEE from the coding sequence ATGAGTTTATTTGAAGAAATATCAGATTTTCCAATTAATATCCTTCCCAATGATGGAGTAGTCAATTATTATGGCACCGTTTTCTCTAAAGAAAAGTCGGATTTTTATTATGATTATTTATTTAATCAGATTCCATGGGAAAATGATCAGGCAGTGATATTCGGTAAGTTGATTTTAACTAAAAGAAAGGTTGCATGGTTCGGGGAAAGGGCTTTTGAATATACGTATTCCAACAGAACGAAATATGCAATACCATGGACTCCTGAATTATTAGAATTAAAGCTAAGATGCGAGGAAGTTTCAGGGGAAACCTATAATTCCTGTCTGCTGAATTTGTACCATGATGGAAGTGAGGGAATGGCTTATCACAGTGATGGTGAAAAAGATTTGAAAAAACATGGTGCAATTGCTTCTGTAACATTTGGAGCAGAAAGAAAATTTTTATTTAAACATAAGGAAACCAAAGAGAAAGTAGAAATCTTCTTAGAAAATGGCAGCTTATTGGTGATGAAAGGAACGACACAGGACAACTGGCTCCACAGACTTCCGCCTACTACGAAGGTGAAAACTCCCAGGGTTAATTTGACGTTTAGAACGATTGAAGAATGA
- a CDS encoding CocE/NonD family hydrolase → MKIHISILFIFFFILGNAQNTNQKDTFVKDNFTKQEFYIPMRDGIKLFTAVYTPKDITNKNKYPFLMQRTCYSIAPYGENEYKAKVGPNQYLMQDKYIFVYQDVRGRYMSEGTFTNMTPQVERKTKKDVDESTDTYDTIEWLLKNVKNNNGKVGQFGTSYPGFYTAVGILADHPALVASSPQAPISDFWNDDFLHNGRFMLGYFRTFPVFGVQKTKAEKQAWYMDTFIKPTSEDGLKFYRDMGTLKDGYDKYYKDNFFMTEIMNHPNYDEYWQKRSLLPHLKNVNHAVMTVGGWFDAEDLSGPLNIYKTIEKTSPKAKNTIVMGPFSHGGWSQEMGKHFHNEIYFGDSIATYYQKNIETKFFNHYLKGNTKQDAGLPEAMMYDTGAKQWKEFATYPPKEAKKINFYLTNGTLKNVSDQGFSEYYSDPNNPVLSSSSLKDFNGFTPRNYMSEDQRFAEGRPDVITFTTDALSEDMTFAGEIMAKLNIASTSTDADFAVKVIDIYPEDFKPTEKKDGVIYGNYHQMVRSEIMPARFRNSREKAEALVPNQKTAVNFRLQDVVHTFKKGHKIQVQISSTWFPLFSVNPQKFIDNPNMATKEDYTKAFIKIYNDSAIEAEVIK, encoded by the coding sequence ATGAAAATCCATATTTCCATTTTATTTATTTTCTTTTTCATCCTTGGAAACGCACAAAATACCAACCAAAAGGACACTTTTGTAAAAGACAATTTTACAAAACAGGAATTTTATATCCCTATGCGTGATGGTATTAAGCTTTTCACAGCAGTATATACCCCAAAAGATATCACAAACAAAAATAAATATCCATTCTTAATGCAGAGAACCTGCTATAGTATTGCTCCTTATGGAGAGAATGAATACAAGGCCAAAGTGGGTCCTAATCAATATCTGATGCAGGACAAATATATCTTTGTATATCAGGATGTGCGTGGAAGATACATGAGTGAAGGTACTTTTACCAATATGACCCCTCAGGTAGAAAGAAAAACTAAAAAAGATGTAGATGAAAGTACAGATACCTATGATACTATAGAATGGTTATTGAAAAATGTAAAAAATAATAATGGAAAGGTAGGACAATTCGGAACTTCTTATCCTGGTTTTTATACGGCTGTAGGAATTCTGGCTGATCACCCTGCCTTGGTAGCTTCATCTCCTCAGGCTCCAATTTCAGATTTCTGGAATGATGATTTCCTTCACAACGGAAGATTTATGCTGGGTTATTTCAGAACATTCCCGGTTTTTGGAGTTCAGAAGACCAAAGCTGAAAAGCAGGCCTGGTACATGGATACTTTTATCAAGCCTACTTCTGAAGACGGTTTAAAATTCTACAGAGATATGGGAACTTTAAAAGACGGTTACGATAAGTATTACAAAGACAACTTCTTTATGACCGAAATAATGAATCATCCTAACTATGATGAATACTGGCAGAAAAGAAGCCTACTTCCTCATCTTAAAAATGTAAACCATGCTGTAATGACCGTTGGTGGATGGTTTGATGCGGAAGACTTATCCGGACCGCTTAACATTTACAAAACGATTGAAAAAACAAGCCCAAAAGCAAAAAATACTATTGTGATGGGACCTTTCTCTCATGGTGGATGGTCTCAGGAAATGGGTAAACACTTCCACAATGAGATCTATTTTGGAGACAGTATTGCAACCTATTATCAGAAAAATATTGAAACCAAGTTTTTTAATCATTATCTAAAAGGAAATACAAAACAGGATGCAGGTCTTCCAGAAGCAATGATGTATGATACCGGAGCAAAGCAATGGAAAGAGTTTGCAACCTATCCTCCAAAAGAGGCTAAAAAGATTAATTTTTATCTTACTAACGGAACTCTGAAAAATGTTTCAGATCAAGGATTTTCAGAATATTACAGTGATCCAAATAACCCGGTATTAAGTTCTTCAAGTCTGAAAGATTTTAATGGCTTTACTCCCAGAAATTATATGTCGGAAGATCAAAGGTTTGCAGAAGGAAGACCAGATGTTATTACCTTTACAACAGATGCTTTATCAGAAGATATGACATTTGCCGGTGAAATTATGGCTAAATTAAACATTGCATCTACTTCTACAGATGCTGACTTTGCTGTAAAAGTAATTGATATATACCCGGAAGATTTTAAGCCAACAGAGAAGAAAGATGGTGTTATTTACGGCAATTATCATCAAATGGTAAGAAGTGAGATTATGCCTGCAAGGTTTAGAAATTCAAGAGAAAAAGCAGAGGCTTTGGTACCAAATCAGAAAACAGCCGTTAACTTTAGGTTACAGGATGTTGTTCATACCTTTAAAAAAGGACATAAGATCCAGGTCCAGATCAGCAGCACTTGGTTCCCGCTCTTTTCTGTAAATCCACAGAAATTTATCGATAATCCGAATATGGCGACTAAGGAAGATTATACAAAGGCTTTTATTAAAATTTACAATGACAGCGCTATTGAAGCTGAGGTTATAAAATAA
- a CDS encoding SH3 domain-containing protein — translation MSTLQDKYSGVISAAQSAGISNLQVQEQDGILYISGAASNTAAKDAVWNALGTIDSTYSASDINVDVQVAGLASGAALTVATEDSNLNIRQEPSTEAAVVGKASKGSSVTLIEQTSDDWWKVKTADGQEGYAYSRYLKA, via the coding sequence ATGAGTACATTACAAGATAAATATTCAGGGGTTATTTCAGCAGCTCAGTCTGCAGGAATTTCAAATCTTCAGGTTCAGGAACAGGATGGAATTTTATATATTTCAGGAGCAGCTTCTAATACAGCAGCAAAAGATGCAGTATGGAATGCTTTAGGAACTATTGATTCTACTTATTCTGCTTCAGATATCAATGTTGACGTACAGGTTGCAGGTCTTGCTTCTGGAGCAGCACTTACAGTTGCTACTGAGGATTCAAACCTTAACATCAGACAGGAGCCTTCTACTGAAGCTGCTGTTGTAGGAAAAGCATCAAAAGGTTCTTCGGTAACTTTAATTGAACAAACTTCTGATGATTGGTGGAAAGTAAAAACTGCTGATGGACAGGAAGGATATGCTTATTCAAGATACTTGAAAGCTTAA
- a CDS encoding BON domain-containing protein, protein MKKTIAMAALALAVSFGAISCKKKVSDADLQTQATTIVTSNPSASVEVKEGVAHLSGTFPDQASKDAMIKQLKAVNGVKDVMDMSTIAPEATAAPVATTSAVDPAVQKKVQDAVKDFPSVKVEVVNGELTLTGNVSKEQARKIKQSVDALKAGKVNYNYTVK, encoded by the coding sequence ATGAAAAAAACAATCGCAATGGCTGCCCTTGCTCTGGCAGTATCTTTCGGAGCTATTTCTTGTAAAAAGAAAGTTTCTGATGCAGATCTTCAGACACAAGCTACAACAATTGTAACGTCGAACCCTAGCGCTTCTGTTGAAGTAAAAGAAGGTGTAGCACACTTAAGCGGAACGTTCCCGGATCAGGCTTCTAAAGATGCCATGATCAAACAACTTAAAGCAGTAAATGGAGTAAAAGATGTTATGGATATGTCTACTATTGCTCCTGAAGCTACTGCTGCTCCTGTAGCAACAACTTCAGCTGTAGATCCGGCTGTTCAGAAAAAAGTTCAGGATGCTGTTAAAGATTTCCCTTCTGTAAAAGTAGAAGTGGTAAATGGTGAATTAACACTTACAGGAAATGTTTCTAAAGAGCAAGCTAGAAAAATCAAGCAGTCTGTAGATGCTTTAAAGGCTGGAAAAGTAAACTATAATTACACTGTAAAATAA
- a CDS encoding dicarboxylate/amino acid:cation symporter codes for MKGQNKLFIAIIIALILGVGIGGVIHVQYPESAEPFSKNIKLLGTIFIRLVQMIIAPLVFTTLVVGIAKMSDIKMIGRVGTKAMLWFISASLMSLFIGLILVNWLEPGHVTKLPIQDAASAEELLKSSKGFSLEDFVKHVIPKSIFEAFATNEVLQIVVFSIMFGVALANLGEEYAQPVIKLFDIVAHAILKMVGYIMWFAPFGVLGAIAAVVAMNGFEIFKVYAVYLRDFFFALAVLWLVLLLAGYLILGNRLFELLRRIKAPLLIAFSTTSSEAVFPKLVEELERFGCNSRVVSFILPLGYSFNLDGSMMYMTFASIFIAQIYGIEMTLGQQITMLLVLMLTSKGIAGVPRASLVIIVATCSMFGIPPEGIALILPIDHFCDMGRSMTNVLGNALATSAVSKWEGQLENPGVES; via the coding sequence ATGAAAGGACAAAATAAGCTGTTTATAGCAATTATTATTGCACTTATCTTGGGTGTAGGAATTGGAGGGGTTATTCATGTGCAGTACCCGGAGAGTGCAGAACCTTTTTCTAAAAATATCAAATTATTAGGAACTATTTTTATCAGACTTGTTCAGATGATTATTGCTCCGTTGGTATTTACAACGCTAGTGGTTGGTATTGCTAAAATGAGCGATATCAAAATGATCGGAAGAGTAGGAACAAAGGCTATGCTATGGTTTATTTCCGCATCTCTGATGTCTCTTTTTATTGGATTGATACTTGTAAACTGGCTAGAACCCGGACATGTGACCAAGCTGCCTATTCAGGATGCGGCTTCAGCCGAAGAACTCTTGAAAAGCAGTAAAGGATTTTCTCTTGAGGATTTTGTAAAACATGTTATTCCAAAAAGTATATTTGAAGCTTTTGCAACCAATGAGGTTCTTCAGATCGTTGTATTTTCAATTATGTTTGGGGTTGCATTAGCTAACTTGGGTGAAGAGTATGCACAGCCGGTTATTAAGTTATTTGATATTGTTGCTCATGCTATTCTTAAAATGGTAGGGTACATCATGTGGTTTGCTCCGTTTGGAGTACTCGGCGCAATTGCTGCAGTAGTCGCTATGAATGGCTTTGAGATATTTAAAGTATATGCAGTCTACCTGAGAGACTTTTTCTTTGCACTAGCAGTTCTTTGGCTGGTTCTTTTATTGGCTGGTTACCTTATTTTAGGAAACCGTCTTTTTGAATTACTGAGAAGAATTAAAGCACCTTTACTAATCGCTTTTTCTACTACAAGTTCCGAAGCTGTATTCCCAAAATTAGTTGAAGAGTTGGAAAGATTTGGATGCAACAGCAGAGTGGTATCTTTTATTTTACCTCTAGGATATTCATTCAATCTTGATGGAAGTATGATGTATATGACATTTGCTTCGATCTTTATTGCTCAGATTTATGGGATAGAAATGACATTGGGACAACAGATCACAATGCTTTTGGTTCTTATGCTTACATCAAAAGGAATTGCCGGGGTACCTAGGGCTTCGTTGGTCATTATTGTAGCTACCTGTTCTATGTTCGGAATTCCACCGGAAGGAATTGCCTTGATTTTACCTATCGATCACTTCTGTGATATGGGAAGAAGTATGACTAATGTTTTAGGAAATGCTTTGGCGACATCTGCAGTATCAAAATGGGAAGGGCAGCTGGAAAATCCCGGCGTGGAGTCGTAA
- a CDS encoding phytanoyl-CoA dioxygenase family protein, with amino-acid sequence MRGYDLKASKSEVVENGFAVINNIFSDKEIEGIVNVIQDMDTSKNTFRKSEDLFAIRQFLKEIPEVTKLVFTDRLKDIIKEVFGDKYFAVKSIYFDKPEKSNWYVAYHQDLTISVDKKLNLPNFGPWTTKQNQFAVQPPLDILENIYTIRIHLDDTDEHNGALKVVPKSHAKGIYRPETINWGIETEENCKVKKGGIMIMKPLLLHGSNRTTNSKKRRVIHIEFSDKELAEELQWSERI; translated from the coding sequence ATGAGAGGATATGATTTGAAGGCTTCTAAGAGTGAGGTTGTAGAAAATGGCTTTGCTGTTATCAATAACATCTTTTCTGATAAAGAAATTGAAGGTATAGTTAATGTTATTCAGGATATGGATACGTCAAAAAATACGTTTAGAAAATCTGAAGACCTGTTTGCTATAAGACAGTTCTTAAAAGAAATTCCTGAAGTTACAAAACTTGTTTTCACGGATCGGCTTAAAGACATAATAAAAGAAGTTTTCGGAGATAAATATTTTGCAGTAAAAAGTATTTATTTTGATAAACCGGAGAAATCCAATTGGTATGTGGCTTATCATCAGGATCTGACTATTTCAGTGGATAAAAAACTCAATTTACCTAACTTTGGACCCTGGACGACTAAGCAAAATCAGTTTGCTGTTCAGCCACCCTTGGATATACTTGAAAATATATATACTATAAGAATTCATTTGGACGATACAGATGAGCATAATGGTGCTTTAAAAGTTGTTCCGAAATCCCACGCCAAAGGAATTTACAGACCAGAAACAATAAATTGGGGAATAGAGACTGAAGAGAATTGTAAAGTGAAAAAAGGTGGTATAATGATTATGAAACCTTTGCTTCTTCACGGCTCAAACAGAACAACCAATTCTAAAAAAAGAAGAGTAATTCATATTGAGTTCTCGGATAAGGAACTGGCGGAAGAACTTCAATGGTCAGAAAGAATATAG